From Populus alba chromosome 16, ASM523922v2, whole genome shotgun sequence:
cgaaaaaaaaaaatctcacaacaacatttatacaattattaagaaacaaaaatcaattaaaattaaataaaaacaaatatagtgaaaaatcatgaaaaaaaaaaagaaaaaagaaagatcttaccttaatatacttgcaagtgaagctaaggaaaaaaaaaaaaatcgtgaagcatattaattaaaaaaaaaactaagaggataaaagaagaaagaagaagaagacatacccgagcatggaggaaaagagaaggagatgagcagagaaaagaagagaaagaaattcagGTTTTTAATGgggcgcgttaccgacggatttaccgacggataattgaatattaatatttttttaattattccgtcggtaatttcatcgttaatatttaatttaaatttttaatttcataaaaagttttcagaaaccgccaaaaattaccgatgatttttcaatccgtcggtgattccgtctataatatttaaatgaaaattttaaatcaattgaattttttcagaaaaccgccaaaacacgcAGACACATTTTCAattcgtcggtgattttgtccgtaaattaaaacaattaacagtgcaattggaagatgaacagttctggagctctctgtaaaataccgacggaatttttccgtcagtaattccctttgtaattgacatgatgaacagtgttcacaaTTTACcaacggaaaaattccgtcggtaattctgttggtaaaaaatgacacatcatcttttttttttgctttgttttaaaaaaaaaattcctgcggtaattccctcggtatatactgaGGGAATCTTTCcatcggtaaaatccctcggaaatttaccgacggaaatattccctcggtatttccgtttgtatttattgattttctggtagtgataTCAATACGAGTGATGAGTTGCACATCATAAATCGTCatggtaaaaataataattataactagTTAAGCTGTTATAGAGTTTATTTATTACGGTGGGATGCACAGAGCAATGAGATATTTACAGAGATACATCAAGTAATTACAAAAGAATATGTAATTCGGTATATAAGTATCACTTGTCGGGTCATTATACTGGATCTTAAGTAGTTTCCTCCCCCTACATGCTCGTTATACGAGCAACATGGCcagtaaattcaaattaaatatcagaagtaatcaaatatttttagaattaatatatgttaaaatttgagttttattttataatcttttaatttaacattatttttttttattaatattagattgacttGTTGCTATGAGAGGGTCAAGAAACTGCATATGTGCTTTATaatattgacaaagaaaataaaggatatACATATGTGTCTTGGTGTTTCAATATTTATCGTAATGGACTTGATATCTTTGGAGAGAGGTTAAATCTTGAAAATGTCATGGAAGAGAATAAGGTCACTCAAGCAAGAGCAGGATGCAATCATGCTATTGATAAACCCAAATCATCTAGTAAACAACGTAAACATAGATAAATAAATGACTTATGTTGATAGATTTGATATTTCAATTACTATAATgttgtattatttaaatatttaaaattcattttgcaagtatatatttttttatttgcattttttaaactacttgtgattataaaatataaaaatttattgtgtttGGTTACTATGGTTCTTTACAAGTATTTGTAAGTGAGATAAGATTTTATATATGGTTTCTAAATagttatttgttagatttagaTGCAGGGAAAATTTGACGTTGTTATTTTTGTGGAatgtgtcataacccaatttttgaccattttattttaattattattattattattattttatttactgaaaagaaaaaatgatggaaaaaataataataatgatggaaaaaacaagtaaaatgaaataaatgaagaatgaattaaaatttaggttaagggcaacatgattagaagttttggggttcaattaaactttggaattaatctaattaagcttgaaactaatttaattattccaattaaaggtttaattggagaattgataaatttttagacttgattgagcttgtaattaatttaattaatccaatgaagggtttaattggagaattgataaatttttagacttaattaagcttggaattaatttaattcatccaatcaagggtttaattggagaattgataaatttttagacttaattaagcttgggattaatttaattcatccaatcaggggcttaattggaaaattgataagttttagacttaattggactttggatttaaataaattaatgaaatcagggacttaattggagaaatagcaaagtttggggttaattggggACACGATTGCAGCagattaaagtccaaggactaaattgtaaaaGGCGTCGAAATGCAGGGGATATTACAGTTTAAACCAGGGGTCTAATTATAAAAGTTTCGAAACTTCACAGGTCAAAGCGAAAATGGCCACTGTTTATCTCCAAACGGCGTCATTTTGAAGATcatgttcatcttcttcttctttaagccAGCAACCGTTTTCCACAGTAAAGGTAGAAAGACGTTGCAGCAGATTTCATCCGTTGGCTTCAGTTATGGGCACCTTAATGGTGGTCGACCCTCAGCCTACCACCCGTTACCAACCCGCTAGCCTTTATATAAAccgaaaagaagagaaatacaAGCAAAGCACACAACTTTTAGGTTCCTCTCCAGAGCTCCCATACCAGAAATAGGCTTCCCTCACCAGTTCTAACTTaagaaaaatgagagagagagagagagagagagagagagagagagagagagagagagagagagcataaaaaataaagaaaaacaggCCAAAATAGAGACATAGGAAAGGAATACAGTAGGGAATACAAGCAGAAGGAAGTAAGAGGAAATTCGAAGCAGAAACATCGCCCTCAGCAATCTCGTGCAACCTCTCTGCAAGCGAACCAGGTAAGTCTTATGCTCTGTTCCCCCCCCCCGTGTTTCATTAATTCATCTTCACTACCTGTTCTGATTTAAAACCAAAGACACGGCACGCGTGATTTGGATCACGCGTGCCTCATGTGGCCCGATCGGGTCACTAGCTTGGGCCAATGGCCGGGCCGAGCTGGCTGGATCTAGCCCAGCCCGTGTGGGCTACGCTAGGCCCAgccctaaaaatagaaaaaaaaatgtgtgtgcatgaataaaaataatataaatttactgtTTTATTCaccaacgccagagtcgggaataaaatattggtttaaatttatattatttttattcgttatattttattttatttagcaataaggaaataaaaaaatatgtgtgcatgtgtaaaaaaataacatttattttattggtttattcactgacgctagagtcaggaataaaaacactgatttatttgttttttttgtttgtttgttttttatttaactacaaaagaaataaaaaaaaaatatgtgaacgCGTAATAAAATGAATCTAGCTTGtttgtttattcactagcgttagagtcaggaataaaaaatattgatctaaatttattttatagctatgtAATAGTTACAAATGCCAGAATTGGAATTATTCATAGTTagatattcactgacgccagagttaggaatattgCGAATAAACCATTAGAgcgtaaacaaataaaatttagcaatttaagacaaaaacagcaatgcagtttgccttaggctgaacgtttaaggggttctaatatctttccttttacgtaaccaattccgaaccatagaatctctgttgactagttaggattcctagtgaccgtaatactaggtgacaactccttaaacaagactcTTCCCTTAAAAGAACcaaatgccagaaatctgttctctTTCCataatttagaattatttttaaggCCACCGCGATGTCGGGTACGACAGAATGAATGAGATTGTTACTAGAATTTAATTGATGTCACAGAAcctcaacatttaatttatatcagattttaaaacacaacatcAATTAAGTGTTGCAAttctaaaacacaaaatcaattatatatcacaattgaaacattaattaaatattatgattcTGTTCTAAtcctgattttaaaaaatatattattttactaaaacatatcatcatttctttttaatttctatgcTAAATGACCAATATATCCGGAAAATAAAAGGTGTCAACACTACATCATCCTCGTCATCCTCGTTCTCTTTACAAATATCTTGGCCCATCAAGACATCCTGTTTATTAATTTAGACTTAAAAAGTACCGTGTCCAACCATAAACATGATGCATCCAGCAGATTAGatgcttttttcaaaattatttttaattaaaaatatattacaatattcgttttatcttttatctttatattatattatattataatatattatattatcttcttaaaaaactttaaaaacacattcaaacacaaacacactcaaagataaataaaaaattagttaaaaatacaaaaataaaccgGATTCTAAAGtttgttctaaaaaatcatcaatttgaatattacaaatatttaaactaaaattagtataaatatatataaattggtcCGAACAtccaagaaatataaaaaaatacaaaaataaattgtgtcCACAGGagtacatattaaaaaaaaaaaatcaagcaataaaAACTCAATAATGGAAGACATAAACATTATACTCCACAATAGCATTACCAGTTTTGAAGTCAATCTCATGAGTACTTGCCTGAGCATAGCCTCTTGCAAACCTGAAAAGCCCACTTCCGCCAACAATAGGCATCTCTCTGATGCCGGAAAACACATTGTTTCGCCCCAGAATGCTAAGGGTGCTCCCATTATACTTCCCTTCTGTGAAAACAAAGTTCAATGCCATCAGTAAACTAAGTTCACTTTGCGATGCCGATGCATAAATCCCCTGTGCTCTTCCTACAAGCTTTGAGTCGATCTCGGGCTTTACGGTCAAAGGGTCATCCATCATTGTGACCAGCCCAAATGATGAGAAGGATTTCTTAGTAATGGGTGCTCGGACAACTGGAACTGCAGTTGGGTTTCTTCCACCGACGATGTCATGGAAGTAGAAGTGAAGGTGGCTTAGTTTCTCTCGTTTGAGGCCTAATTTTTTAGGAGACAAGTGTCCTGAGAAACTGTCAGACTTTGCTGTAACAAGGGTCAAGGAGAAGAGAATGATAATGTCGAAGAGAAAAACGAAGGAACTAGTGGCATTTCTGGAGGTTTTGGCCATGGTGAATCAGATCTAATTGATGGTTGGCAGAGAAAGAATACAAGGTTTAAATGGGCTAAGGTTTGGTATTAAGGAGGAGTTCGTGGCGGGGAGAGCTTTCCAAATAAAAGTGGCTCTTGGGAGTTGGGAGTGCGGTTTGGCGAGGCGAATTTTTAGATGgggtccaaaaaaaaaagcatttattTGTAGAATTTAATTCGGTGTAGattgtatttaaattaattgtatctccaaaaaaaaaaaaaaaaacttcaaatctcGCCTCACTATCAATCACACATTTAAAGttctaaaacaaaatcacatatcctacaaaacaaaaatattatcaccAATGAGATAATAATTGATGTTTTCCATTTGTAGTTTACAGAACAAATATATTATCACCAATGAGATCTTGACACAATTACAAAACGTGTAATAtgcttaaaaaaagagagagagagtataacTACTActcaaaatgttaaaattaaaaaacaaatcttgaacACTTTTGGCTTTGGGatgatgaataaaataaattatttttatgttttaaaagtattttttaaaaaatattgagattttatttatttttttcttactttaaattaattttttagtgttttcaaattgcgcgttttaatatgttaatatcaaaaataattttttaaaaataaaaataattattatttttatatatttttaaataaaaaatactttaaaaaatcaatggacTACACGCTCAACAACATCCCTTTAATAAacctgaaaaagaaaataaatctcttACCATTTACACTGTGTTCTAAGAGAAATAATTGTAAATTCTAAAGTTTTCTGTAAACAACATGCTTTAAGCATAAAATAGTAAGTAAAATATGACTTGAATGTAGAGTAGGAACAACCCAATATcagtaaaaaaacaatgtccATTATTGTTGTTTGCCATATAGGTGTTCTTCGAAAATgtaataatggttattttttttttaaataattttaatatcaatacatcaaaacaatttaaaaatactaaaaaaatataatttaaaataaataaataaataaaattaaaaaataaaaaataaacaggtcTCAATAATGAAAGAAACATAAACAGAGAAATTAAAAAGTCTGATGGCTGAATAAAATTAATGCCACTCAAAATTATCATATAAATTAGAGGCAATTGTTAAGTCAATCAAAAGAACTCATATATATGAGTGTTTGGGTTAACTTGtttgtatcttaattaatttttatgggttctgaaattaatgattacataaatttttagtaattattatatgaataattataaaactcgaatcataaattttatatatatatatataacaaaacaaattaattcaaaatttgtaTTACTGATTACCTCTTAGATAGTTTCAAATAACTCAAATATtgaataaagagaaaataagagaAGCTCAACGTCTTGAGATTTCCGAATGAAAGGTAACCTAACCCATGACCTACTTTTAGACTTCGAGACAGAGTTCAGATTGTGAAAAGTGAAATGGTAGTCGGTAGAGGTGACGGCATGGTCTAAAGAAGACAAACGGGCAAAGACTATTGGACGTTTGAATTTTGTGTTTTTCCTCGAAAGAAGGGCACTTGTGATTTTGCTATGATTTTGCTTTTATCTTTTGTCAGCTTTTATGATTTTGCTTTTAGCTTTTGTCAACTTTTTGGGAAGCattgtttttctgttttaaaaaatttaaaatttttatttttatttaaaattaatttttttatattattttaatatagtgatctcaaaaataattttaaaaaataaaaaaatttattttaatatatttttaaatacaaaatattttaaaaaaacatttaaaatcacATTTACAAATAAACATGTTTATTCGATTGGGCACCATCTAGATCTCAAATTTCAGTGCTTTAAAGTGAATGCCATGTATTTAAAGGTCATAAGAGCATCTTCCTTGGATGTGTTAATAAGAATAGTCAATTTGGTAATAtagatttttattaatgtaaataatttttttgtttatttacacttaaatggtaaaaaaaattatttagaagagctaattatattttaatatatttgatctactacaaaataaagaaataatgttgtttttgttagtGACATCTAGTCAATTAgtttattgcatatttttaaagtaaatattcaaagttgaaaagaatatctaatttttggataattttcatataaatcCTAAAATAACTCTAAATATGTTTAAAGGGATCCTTAgaactctaattttttaaaaaaatttattgtttttgctgtatatatttcatgaaatctaaccatttcaaatatattttactttttcttgtgTAAAttgggttttgaattttttttttttttggaaacatatcgaggaatgatatttttgttgaaGAAATGAGATTTTGACATTTTATATGTTATCCTTGTTGAAATACATAAAACAAAGATGATCAACCAAGAACaacattttttcaattttggctTCTCGTTTACGGTCAGCTTTGAAGATGCCCtaatgaaagcaaaagaaaagtcACAAACAGAGTATGGAACAAAAATAGAAATTCTACTTCATTGTTATGTTGCGTAATCTCTTACAATCACAATACTGCTCAAGAACTTCGTTATGTTGCgcatgaaaaataattctctaaAAGCATAACTTCCTATATACGTGAAGGATTGAGGCAGTGACACTCCTAATTTCCACAGCATATCTTTCGATCTAGCCAGTTAATATTCTAGGATTAAACTAAAACTTCGAGGAGTGAAAGAATATGATTACAGGTGTTGTAGCTCATTTTTAGGTTATTCTCCTAACATACACTTACAGGAGTTAGATCCGTCGTTGCTCGACGCCACGCACCCCGCAACGACGCCGCGCACCCGGCAACGACAGGTAACAAAATTCACCGTGTAAGGTCTTTACGAAGAACCAAATATGTCTCAATTCTGCACTATAGTAACCCCAATAACCTTAATTAGTTCACTCTGTGATGTGCTTGGCATTTGACCAACATTTTCACCGTTGGAGGGTAACTTGTGTCAATTATTCGCGTTTGAAAAGAACATGACGTGAATAAAGTTGAGAGCACGATGCACATAGGCACAATTATTCAGAACATCTTGGATTAAGGAGGATATATCATTAGATGCATGAAAAATACTCAGACAAGAATTACAAATCAACTTTCATATCAAATAACTGTAGGGAAACCAAAACAATAGATAGTGATATGggggaaaaaaagttattagcAAATCTCTGTCAAGACCATCTAGGTGATAGcagttttcttttgttaatcaCTTTCTAAGTTCTAGCAAAGTCTGAGTACAAAAAGGGAATCCTCAGTAGCTAGAAGGCGGTTAATAATGAAAGACATAGACATTGTACTCCACAACAGCATCACCGGTTGAACGATCAAACTTGTGAGTACTGGCCTGAGCATAGCCCCGTGCAAACCGGAAAAGGCCACTTCCACCGACAATCGGCATCTCTCTCACGGTGGAGAACACACTATTACGTCCCAAAACACTGAGAGTGCTTCCGTTGTACTTCCCTtccatgaaaacaaaattcatagtCATTAACAAACCAATATCATTTTGAGAAGCTGATGCATAAATCCCTTGTGCTCTTCCTACAAGCTTGGAGCTGAGTTCAGGCGTCATGGTCAAGGGGTCATCAATCATCGCCACCATTCCAAATCCTGTTGAAGATGTGTTTGTCATGTCTGCACGGGCTATTCGGACCGCGGTTGGATTTTTTCCACTGACTATGTCATGGAAATAGAAGTGAAGGTGGCTTAGTTTCTCTTTCTTGAGGCCTAGCGTTGCGGGTGACAAGTACTTAGTGAAACGTTGAGGTTTTGCATTGGCAACGATCAAGAATGAGAGAGCTATTGAGAGAATGAGGAAGCTGGAAGCGAGGTTTTGGAGGATTTTGGCCATGGTGAAGATAAGTAAAGGGAGATGGTACTGGCttttagagaagaaagaaaacagaggaTTTAAATAGGTGTAGGGAGCTACATACCTTAGTGGGTCTGGTAATAATACTCAACAAGATATTTTGTGCTTCCACTAGAGAATGATCGCTGGAAAGAAATGAAGAGGTGGGGCAAAGTCAGACACAGTGGCTTCATGCTTTGGCCGCCGTAGACTTCATTGTCTGAATGATTTCTGTACAAAAAGTTCTCCGGacatttggaaagaaaaaatcaacaagaagaaaaaaaaaattattgatgtggTGGTCAACTGACGTGAAATGATGAATTTTCAAACGAATCCAGCTATGGTCTCCAATTCTCACCGTTTTCACTAACTTGAATGTGccatgttgaaaaattattcatgaaATTTCACCAATTTTGGCTGTCGATTCAAAAGTTATATGCCAAGTAGATAAATTCAACCGTTTATTGGATGGCCCGTAAAATTTCTGCTATTCTATGCAGCTATtgcattttatatatagagaTTACAATTTAATTCAACTCGACTCAATCAActcaaatgagtttttttttttgtttttttttatttgatggataataaatagaatacaaatattatcaaatctggcctaaacataatttaaaaatatatatttttatatataaatatatctaaGAAATAATGactaagatataaatataaataaactaacTAGTGGATAAGCATTATGATTCCTCTTCAtgtacaaagaaaaaaaaagggcgtAAACTGAGTTGAAGAACATCATAGATGAAGGTGGCAGTGGCAATTCTGTAAACATCATATGTCTAGTTGCAAGTTATCTTGAAGCAACTTGCAAAAGGGGAAATCATTATCTCACAAGGCTGAGTAAAACAGAGTCTACTTTGTTAATTAATCAACAAGCCAATGAGGATGAATAAACAAGATAATATTAAGCAATAACCTTAAATAATCACACCAGAGGTGAAAAGTTTCAAGTgggcttttttttatatatatatattaatatggaTATTCGGATTAGTTTGGACATATTTCGATTAATTTCAcagattctaaaattaattaacgatcatataaaccTCTAGtagttattatattaacaactaCATAACTTGAATTTAAGACCACATGAAAAACAAACCCTTTATCTTAAAGTATTATTTCTAAAACACCGATAGTTAGTCGACCTTCTTTTTGTTGAATATGTTAGGGggcaaaatcaaagaaaaagaacagaagACGCGGTAAACAGAGAAAAACGTGAAAGGAAAAGATGACTGAAAGACAGCAATTTGACCAATATTTTAGCTGCTCAAGAAGCGGATCATAGGTCtataaagaaatagaaaatgatCTTGCAAGGTCCCCAGTCCCCACCTGTTAGGAGTGGCCGTAATGTGACTCTTTGAGGCAGGTATCGCCGGCGGAGAAGGGACGCAGAGGGCAGAGCTCCGGTGATGAAACAATGAGATAGCGTTTTGAAACTACCTCTACTATTATTGGAAAAACACATCT
This genomic window contains:
- the LOC118050141 gene encoding dirigent protein 22, whose translation is MAKTSRNATSSFVFLFDIIILFSLTLVTAKSDSFSGHLSPKKLGLKREKLSHLHFYFHDIVGGRNPTAVPVVRAPITKKSFSSFGLVTMMDDPLTVKPEIDSKLVGRAQGIYASASQSELSLLMALNFVFTEGKYNGSTLSILGRNNVFSGIREMPIVGGSGLFRFARGYAQASTHEIDFKTGNAIVEYNVYVFHY
- the LOC118050131 gene encoding dirigent protein 22; translation: MAKILQNLASSFLILSIALSFLIVANAKPQRFTKYLSPATLGLKKEKLSHLHFYFHDIVSGKNPTAVRIARADMTNTSSTGFGMVAMIDDPLTMTPELSSKLVGRAQGIYASASQNDIGLLMTMNFVFMEGKYNGSTLSVLGRNSVFSTVREMPIVGGSGLFRFARGYAQASTHKFDRSTGDAVVEYNVYVFHY